AAATCTAGAAGAAAATGATGAGAgcctaattttaaaaaatttagttACGTCCAGCATTCTGATGCTTATAGTTGACCTAAAATTGTTTAAAACTGATATAAGGATACTTAAGGAATTCTAATTAACTCACTTCGCGTACAATCTGCTTCACAGATTTCTTAAAAGGAACAACCAAATTTACACGTTCTTCGTGAGTATCCTGCAGAAAGTCATCATCATCGTCGTCCATATTTGCATGTGGCTCCAACAGAggcaaataaaataatagaaaagACCTCAGTGACGTCAAAGCAAGAGTCTTCCAATGAAATGCTGAGAACAAAGGTTTTAGCTCAATTATATACTCTTTGGTGCTGTAATCTACAGAGTCCTCCTCTTCAAAAACATTCTCAGACACACTCCGTATGCGAGATATGTAATCTCCATTTATTGCTGCACCAGCATCACAGTAAGCAACTTGAGGAACACCTTTACTGCATCATAACCACCACATGTTCAGAATTCTGGCTATAACTGTAAGTCAACGCACAAGCAAGAAGAACTCTAATAGAAGAGAAAAAGTGAGCAGTCAAACGACCCCTCGACATCCTCAATGACCATCCACCCTCCCACCCTTTCCGTTCCCTTTTGCCCCAACTGAAAACGTAGAAAATGAGAAACCCTTTGTTTCAGGTGGAATTCGGATATGGACAAGAAGAGGAACCTAAGGAGGTCATATAATGCTTATGTTATCATGTAGAACACAAAGTTTCACATTATATTTGTACACATTTGGATCAAGAATGATCTGTATCATAGTCCAATAAGCACTAACCGGAGCCAATTATGAAGTCTCAGCCACAAGGAAGCATGGCAAGAATATGAAAAGATGATAGTTATACACATTATACAACAAGGGAAAAGCCATCAGCTGATTGTTGTAGTTTTAGACCCCCCATCATGTCTCATCAACAGCCTAGTGAGCAGACTGAACTCACGCAGCCCCATATTCTTTAATGCACTTCCAAGCCATAGGACTTCATATCCACATAATACCAAAATTTAACATCTGCATCCCAtgtaaaatttcacaaaaaggaTTAGTAAAACAGTGGCCTCACATATTTACTCCCCATGTATTCCCTGAATTAGAAGCTATAGAAAGTTTCAACCTTTTCCAGTGTTTCACCATAATATCAAACTTCACATACAGCCAGAGCTCCACGAAACATTGAACTTCTTCATAGATAACAAACACAACAATTTTAAACAAATCTAGTTGATCATAGAGGCAGCCCAATTTGGGCCCTTTCTGCAATTTTCAACGTAGAAGTAAACGTCTTATTCACCTAGAAGTTCGATGAAAAATCAAACTTGTTAATGAATTTCAATGATAAAGTTCAAATCCATCTTGAATCTAGCTTTAAATTTTATCccgacccaaaaaaaaaaaacccccaaaaaaaaagaaaaagaaaatctacGAACAGAAAAATGTCACTAAATAAAGGGGTTACCCAAAAAATGCCCAAGTGGCAAAAGGAGCCGTGGCAGCTGCAGAAGTGGCGGCAGCAGAGGCAGCAACTTTAGCTGAGAAGAGCCCATAAGAATGGACTGTCCGGCCAGTTAAACTTGGGTTTTTCCTGAGAAGATCCATTACTATAGCTATCCCCGCCATTGTTTCTCAgggtcttttcctttttttttttttgttttaaaaaatcaagCAACAAAACTGAATCCTTATTGAGTATCGAATCACAAAACCAATAACCTAAATCAAAGCCTCCCACCGCTCTGTAACTTTGGCTCCGAAAAAATATTGCTAAGATTGTTCAGGAATCAGAGTACAAGGtttaacaaacaagaaacaaagCTGAAGATTATTTCAGATGGAGTACGAGGATTCCAGCTATTTGAGTAGCTCATATAATTGAGAAGATGTTGGTATAAAGGTCTTGGGGCATGGCTTTTCCGTTACTAGTTGGGATTTGGAAGAGGAAGGAGACAGAAGCGGTAGGCGAAGTACTCTTCAGCTTTACACCATCCTTCCTTACTACTCACTACTAAGTCAAAAAGCAGTGCCAGCGTGACAGCCGCTGTGACACAGAGAAAGCGAGAGTCACAAATCCAACGGAAAActcgatttttcttttttctttttttttttaaagcaaataTTTGCTAGGTCTACTTGTGAGCATAGCAATTAATAGAGATGTGCCAATAATCTAATCCCAATTGCACGCCCATTAATGGCACACCTAATTGGTGTGTAATTGTaagaaaattttaattatttgtaaAAATAATTTAGGAAGATTAAAagtttacttttttctttctttggaaaaaaaaggaaatagtaCAAGGATTACGTTTTAGAGGTAATGGATTTGTGCCACCACATGCTAGTTTTAGTCAGTTGCCATAACCAATTAACCAATTCACTATAGGCAATTAATGCCTGTTAGTTAGTGtagcttcaaaaaaaaaaaaaaaaacttgaaaaattaaCTATAGGCAATTAAGAGCTCTTGTTCCGGTGcttttgttagaaaaatatttttacatgATGACAGTACTTTTACTGTGTGGTCTTTTTTATTAGAAAAGAAAATACTTTTACATAATAAAAGCACCATTAAAGGTACCATTCCATTTAATCTCCTATCGAAACACACTAAGCTAAGCCTatgatgaagaaaaatatgatcTTGTAGACAAGAAACCTAATAATAGCTCAGATTACAAGAACCAAAGTACATTCTTTTATGTTCAAGAAATGTATTTGAGGCATATGGATGGCTTCAACTATCTACGAAGGGCAAAATGTTTCATGCTTGCCTCCTCCATCATTTACAATTCTAAATTTTCGGAATCAAGGTTAATCATAAGATATAAACACCTAGGTTTAGGCAAAATGAAACTCGCCTCACCATCCAGGATCTACAGCCAACAGCCTCGCCAAAAATTGCTTGCTTCTCCTCAAAAAATGCGCCCAGGGCTAAGGAAAAGGCAAGTTCATAAGTACATTCTGCCAAGAATTATAGAAAAGCTTCTCTCAGCTTTGTTGGAAGCTCCAGATCAGGCTCAAGAGCAGTAACGGGTGAAAAGTACTCGTCTACCATGTCTGCAGTCACTAGCTCCAAGCTTGGCGGGTTCCACTGTGCATCGCGAAATATCAAGTGTAAACTGAAGGAATATTGTACCAACAGCCATTTATGATTGAACTAGAATTGAATGGCAAAACTTAAGATAGAGCTTCGCTATAGCCTATAAGAATCATCACTGCTCAtatcaagacagatttcttTAAGCAACAGCGAACATCAGTGGATTTACCTTTGGCATAGAATCTTTATCCACTAATCGTGCTCGAACTCCCTGATATAGAGAGACAAAACGACCCACAATTGAGGAAGcaatcaaatttggtgccaaTAAAACTGCAATCAAGATATACTTTATACCTCACAAAAGTCACTGGTAATCTTTCCAGAGATCCCTTGTAGGGACATTCTGTACTCACGAATTAGGCACTGATCAAGAGTTTGAAATCTACCTTCTCGTATCTGGACAAGACGCATTTGTAAATAGTTAATGGATATTGACATTTGGTCTGCGCAAGCTGTATTGtgaactaaaatatcaacaggACTTACGGATCTCAAGGAAACTTTCAAGCTCAATGGTGAGGTATCTTTGAGTTTCTTCAATGTTGCAGTAGACCACATATCTTTTGTTCTACTAGCCTCACTTTCCTACGAAAATTTTAGCATTATGAACTGTCAGTTTTTGACAATGAaattattttacataatgaAAAACCTAAAACTAACTACATTATGCACTGGTCGATATTTTACTGCCCAACCATTATCACACAACTTAAAAATGTATCACTTTTGCCTGATTCTTGATAGATCAAACAGGTAGACCCTACTTGTTCATGTTCTAGAAATGTCATTGCATGCACAAACACCATGACTTCTTTTACTAAATCTAGCACATACATAAACTTCCAAGCAGAAAGAATAATGATTTGTTTCTCCATTTCTTTCAGCTGGATCTAAGTTAGCTTAGATGAAACACATCAAAAAACTATATAATTGTTaaggaattttcagctttgacatGTCCTACCTATTCAAGATATCATCTACTAGACAAATTAATGGGACACAAGACTTccaataagaaagaaaaaggatatAAAAAAGCTTTTTACTTACCAAAGCATCAACAATTTCCTCAACTGTGTCATGGCTGAAGCATTTATCAAGTGTTTCAATCCTAATAAAAATAGCAAAGGAAGGATCAGCTATGTTCACTACACAAATAACGAAGAGAAGACAATAGTTCTAAAAGCAAGAAACATGCAAGAAATCGCATAGTTCAATAGTAACATGACAAAGGGAAGTAAAATGTCAGCTGAGGGTTGCAGGCACCAAAGAAATGTTAGGTAACTGAAACTTCACAAAGCATAACTCTTGCAGGTTCCATTACCAAGTCTCGCTTTTACCTCATTCATAATAGCACGTATACAGGATATCAAACTTTCATCTCTCTCACTTTGACCCAAGGAAGgaaatttcaaaagttatagGTTTATAAAAATAGAAAGCGTTCCCTGTTTAAATTAGAGTTACATGAGATAGATGAGTGTATTCATCAGCTACTGCCCAAGTTAGTATGTCTTTTGATGTCATTCTGATAACGAGGAATACGGTATCATGGTGATTGGCTTGAGAACGAGATGACTGTTAATAGAATAAATTGAGATTACATAGACATTCTCCCAAAATCCTTCTATAGGCAAATGATTACCAGTGAACCACACTTGTTGGATCTGGGTGGACAAGGTCTCCAAAGTTTTGCAGAGAACCTTCGATGACAGACGGATCATCAGTAGCCAAGCTTCCAAGTTGTTCCTCAATTAAAGGAAGCTTCTATACCAttgcaaagaagaaaaagtgaaaatttgtttTGAAGACAGAAAAAAACACAGAAATACAAACTTAAGTTCAAAGGTATTAACAGCAGCTAGTGAATAGTGTGTAGCAAGCCCACAGGATAGCATTTCCACTCCATTGAGTTTGTCTCCAGTGAGGGCCAAGTACTCTCCT
This portion of the Coffea arabica cultivar ET-39 chromosome 2e, Coffea Arabica ET-39 HiFi, whole genome shotgun sequence genome encodes:
- the LOC140036891 gene encoding uncharacterized protein isoform X1, producing MAGIAIVMDLLRKNPSLTGRTVHSYGLFSAKVAASAAATSAAATAPFATWAFFGKGVPQVAYCDAGAAINGDYISRIRSVSENVFEEEDSVDYSTKEYIIELKPLFSAFHWKTLALTSLRSFLLFYLPLLEPHANMDDDDDDFLQDTHEERVNLVVPFKKSVKQIVRETTVVTTRRVLERLAVHYVSQRLAWKLLKDTPKSAARKAQRGMPTLTYIYSVGRTTFRGHFLAVLASWLVQVGIDVYRFFLRICGSKEETDEIDRAAELQLLGRKIYIATLRCGASLIFASIGAGLGAIIIRPTTGQWIGCALGDLAGPVILSFCVEKLFHVEL
- the LOC113731759 gene encoding 3-hydroxyisobutyryl-CoA hydrolase-like protein 1, mitochondrial; the encoded protein is MQRVKSASSVLSRYTANNNGGFISRLKRCLSSLSNSPLTDDQENFVLVEGNGASRTAILNRPSVLNALNTSIGARLQKLYSSWEDDPDIGIVQLKGRGRAFCAGGDIVALYNVIRQGNIEQGKEFFWTTYNFIYMLGTYLKPHVALLHGITMGGGAGVSIPGTFRVATDKTVFATPETLIGFHPDAGASFYLSHLPGYLGEYLALTGDKLNGVEMLSCGLATHYSLAAKLPLIEEQLGSLATDDPSVIEGSLQNFGDLVHPDPTSVVHWIETLDKCFSHDTVEEIVDALESEASRTKDMWSTATLKKLKDTSPLSLKVSLRSIREGRFQTLDQCLIREYRMSLQGISGKITSDFCEGVRARLVDKDSMPKWNPPSLELVTADMVDEYFSPVTALEPDLELPTKLREAFL